In one Brooklawnia cerclae genomic region, the following are encoded:
- a CDS encoding aldo/keto reductase, producing the protein MSLTVTLNNGVVIPALGYGVFQTPPAETVTAVETALRVGYRHIDTAAAYLNEREVGEGIRRSGLAREDVFIETKVWISDYGYESTLHAFEKATGKLGVDHLDLLILHQPLPSEFQLVIDAYKALEALLADGRVRAIGVSNFLPAHLDRLLDATSVVPAVNQIEIHPYFRNTELLDKNAELGIVSQAWSPIGGITFYPGWGGERRSTLADPVLAGIGQAHGKSPAQVMLRWHLQQGRSAIPKSVTPTRIAENYDVFDFDLTSEELAAIDALDTGVRGGPDPDTITLAAWGRDIPEA; encoded by the coding sequence ATGAGCCTCACTGTGACCCTCAACAACGGCGTCGTCATTCCCGCCCTCGGCTACGGCGTCTTCCAGACCCCGCCTGCGGAGACCGTGACGGCCGTCGAGACCGCTCTGCGGGTCGGATACCGCCATATCGACACGGCCGCCGCCTACCTGAACGAACGGGAGGTCGGCGAGGGCATCCGCCGTTCCGGACTCGCTCGGGAGGACGTGTTCATCGAGACCAAGGTCTGGATCAGCGACTACGGCTACGAATCGACCCTGCACGCGTTCGAGAAGGCCACCGGAAAACTCGGCGTCGACCACCTCGACCTGCTGATCCTGCACCAGCCGCTCCCGTCCGAGTTCCAGCTCGTCATCGACGCCTACAAGGCCCTGGAGGCTCTGCTCGCCGATGGCAGGGTCCGAGCGATCGGGGTGAGCAATTTTCTGCCCGCCCACCTCGACAGGCTGTTGGACGCGACGTCGGTCGTGCCGGCCGTGAATCAGATCGAGATCCACCCGTACTTCCGCAACACCGAGTTGCTCGACAAGAACGCCGAACTGGGCATCGTGTCGCAGGCGTGGTCGCCCATCGGAGGTATCACCTTCTACCCGGGCTGGGGCGGCGAGCGCCGGAGCACCCTTGCCGACCCGGTGCTTGCCGGAATTGGGCAGGCGCACGGGAAGAGCCCGGCGCAGGTGATGCTGCGGTGGCATCTGCAACAAGGTCGTTCAGCCATCCCGAAGTCCGTCACGCCGACCCGCATCGCGGAGAACTACGACGTGTTCGACTTCGACCTCACCAGCGAGGAACTGGCCGCGATCGACGCCCTCGACACCGGTGTGCGCGGCGGCCCCGACCCCGACACGATCACGCTCGCCGCCTGGGGCCGGGACATCCCGGAGGCCTGA
- a CDS encoding ATP-binding cassette domain-containing protein → MIEFAAVSKTYPGGSVAVEGFSLVVPSHRTVALVGSSGSGKTTLLRMVNRMVEPTSGRVLIDDQDVQDGDAVELRRSIGYVLQAGGLLPHRTVLDNVATVLRLSGIPRKPAREQALGLMARVGLDASLAGRYPGQLSGGQQQRVGVARALAPDPNILLMDEPFGAVDPIVRRELQDELLRLQAELGKTIVFVTHDVDEAFRLGDEVVVLRDHGVIAQRGTPAEILAAPADAFVADFVGADRAERALHTRIVEGRTIAVDGNGRPVGVMTP, encoded by the coding sequence GTGATCGAATTCGCGGCTGTGTCGAAGACGTATCCCGGCGGGTCGGTGGCCGTCGAGGGGTTCTCCCTGGTCGTGCCGTCACATCGGACGGTGGCGTTGGTGGGGTCATCGGGGTCAGGCAAGACGACGCTGCTGCGGATGGTGAACCGTATGGTCGAGCCCACCAGCGGGCGGGTGCTGATCGACGATCAGGATGTGCAGGACGGGGACGCGGTCGAACTGCGACGCTCGATCGGGTACGTGCTGCAGGCGGGTGGCCTGCTGCCGCACCGCACGGTGCTGGACAATGTCGCCACCGTGCTGCGGTTGAGCGGTATACCCCGCAAGCCTGCGCGCGAGCAGGCGCTCGGGCTGATGGCGCGGGTGGGGTTGGACGCCTCGCTCGCCGGGCGTTATCCGGGTCAGCTCTCCGGTGGCCAGCAGCAGCGGGTCGGAGTCGCACGCGCGCTGGCGCCGGATCCGAACATCCTCCTGATGGACGAGCCGTTCGGGGCTGTCGACCCGATCGTGCGGCGCGAGCTACAGGACGAGCTGCTGCGACTGCAGGCGGAACTGGGCAAGACGATCGTGTTCGTCACTCACGACGTGGACGAGGCGTTCCGTCTGGGGGACGAGGTGGTCGTGCTCCGCGACCACGGTGTGATCGCCCAGCGCGGTACCCCGGCGGAGATCCTCGCCGCCCCCGCCGACGCTTTCGTGGCCGACTTCGTCGGTGCCGACCGGGCCGAGCGCGCTCTCCACACGCGGATCGTGGAAGGCCGCACGATCGCGGTCGACGGCAACGGGCGCCCTGTCGGGGTGATGACGCCGTGA
- a CDS encoding ABC transporter permease encodes MNLLAQALSWLTDPANWSGASGIPARTGQHLAITAIAVAAAALVALPAGVLVGHTRRGAASIGAITGAARAIPTLGLLTLFGLALGIGVEAPLLALIILAIPSLLAGSYAGVQAIDPALPAAARAIGMSPAQVIGTVEIPLALPVIVGGVRAATLQVVATATLAAYTSDTGLGRYLFAGLKSRDYPQMLAGALLVIVLALLLELVLAAVQRLATRIADPARLSTRRT; translated from the coding sequence ATGAACCTGCTCGCACAGGCCCTGTCGTGGCTGACCGACCCGGCGAACTGGAGTGGCGCAAGCGGGATCCCCGCCCGCACCGGACAGCACCTCGCGATCACCGCGATCGCCGTCGCCGCAGCGGCATTGGTCGCGTTGCCCGCGGGCGTGCTCGTCGGGCACACCCGGCGGGGCGCCGCGAGCATCGGGGCGATCACGGGCGCCGCCCGCGCCATCCCCACCCTGGGGCTGCTCACCCTGTTCGGGCTCGCCCTCGGCATCGGGGTCGAGGCACCCCTGCTCGCCCTGATCATCCTGGCGATCCCGTCCCTGCTGGCAGGTTCCTACGCCGGTGTCCAGGCCATCGACCCGGCCCTGCCCGCCGCCGCCCGGGCGATCGGCATGAGCCCCGCTCAGGTGATCGGCACCGTGGAGATCCCGCTCGCCCTGCCGGTGATCGTCGGCGGGGTGCGTGCCGCCACGCTTCAGGTCGTGGCCACCGCGACCCTGGCCGCCTACACCTCGGACACCGGGCTGGGCCGCTACCTGTTCGCGGGACTGAAATCCCGCGACTACCCCCAGATGCTCGCCGGGGCGCTGCTCGTCATCGTCCTGGCCCTGCTTCTGGAACTCGTCCTGGCCGCCGTCCAGCGGCTCGCCACCCGCATCGCCGATCCCGCACGCCTGTCGACCCGACGCACCTGA
- a CDS encoding dihydrolipoyl dehydrogenase family protein, whose amino-acid sequence METFDVVVIGAGPAGENAADYAIKGSSRTAALVESGLVGGECSYYACMPSKAMLRPLDVRAAAVQLGGLPASMDVDAAALLARRDTWVSHYTDQGQVRWAEGAGITVVRGIGRLAGERTVGVAGPEGVRALRARHAVVLATGSRPVIPEFLSPVLPWGSRDATGIIEVPDSIAIVGGGVVACEAARWLAALGSRVTMLVRGRRLLPRFEPFASDLIADGLASDGVELRFGVQLTAADRPDTRDTGLGRVHGGPVRLVEADDRESTHAEVLVATGRTPARDDLGLETAGLSPADLDGPLPEWLYLVGDVSGGAPLTHWGKYQARLVGDRIAALAEGRTPPAEPVQAPVPQVVFTDPQVATVGLTAARAREAGYRLRTPEVPLDSAAGAALLRDDATGRALLVIDDNTDTVLGATFVGPDMAELLHAATIAVTAKVPVDVLWHAVPSYPTASELWLRLLEADRETLRTR is encoded by the coding sequence ATGGAGACCTTCGATGTAGTGGTGATCGGTGCCGGTCCCGCGGGCGAGAACGCGGCGGACTACGCGATCAAGGGGAGCTCGCGCACGGCGGCACTGGTGGAGTCCGGGCTCGTCGGCGGGGAGTGCTCGTACTACGCGTGCATGCCGAGCAAGGCGATGCTGCGGCCACTGGACGTCCGAGCGGCCGCGGTTCAGCTGGGCGGGCTGCCTGCCAGCATGGACGTGGATGCCGCTGCACTGCTGGCCCGGCGGGACACCTGGGTCAGCCACTACACCGACCAGGGCCAGGTGCGCTGGGCCGAGGGGGCGGGAATCACCGTCGTCCGTGGCATCGGACGGTTGGCCGGTGAGCGGACCGTCGGGGTCGCGGGTCCCGAAGGGGTGCGAGCGCTTCGCGCCCGGCACGCGGTGGTCCTCGCCACCGGTTCGCGCCCGGTGATCCCGGAGTTCCTGAGCCCGGTTCTGCCCTGGGGATCGCGGGACGCCACCGGGATCATCGAAGTTCCCGATTCGATCGCGATCGTCGGCGGTGGCGTGGTGGCCTGCGAGGCTGCGCGTTGGCTGGCCGCGCTCGGTTCCCGAGTCACCATGCTGGTCCGCGGCAGACGGCTGCTCCCACGATTCGAGCCGTTCGCCTCCGACCTGATCGCCGACGGTCTCGCATCGGACGGTGTCGAGCTCCGATTCGGCGTCCAACTCACTGCGGCCGATCGGCCGGACACCCGCGACACAGGCCTGGGACGCGTCCACGGCGGGCCGGTGCGGCTCGTCGAAGCCGACGACCGCGAATCGACCCATGCTGAGGTACTGGTCGCGACCGGGCGCACACCCGCCCGCGACGACCTCGGGCTGGAGACCGCCGGGCTTTCCCCCGCCGATCTCGACGGCCCGCTCCCGGAGTGGCTGTATCTCGTCGGCGACGTCAGCGGCGGCGCACCGCTCACCCACTGGGGCAAATACCAGGCACGACTCGTCGGCGACCGCATCGCCGCGCTCGCAGAGGGACGCACGCCACCGGCCGAGCCAGTCCAAGCGCCGGTTCCCCAGGTCGTGTTCACCGACCCGCAGGTCGCCACAGTCGGGCTCACCGCCGCGCGAGCACGAGAGGCCGGCTACCGGCTTCGGACGCCCGAGGTGCCGCTCGATTCCGCAGCCGGTGCTGCCCTGCTGCGCGATGACGCCACCGGCAGAGCACTGCTGGTCATCGATGACAACACCGATACCGTGTTGGGCGCCACCTTCGTCGGCCCGGACATGGCCGAGCTGCTGCACGCCGCGACGATCGCCGTCACCGCGAAGGTCCCGGTGGACGTGCTCTGGCATGCGGTTCCCTCCTATCCGACAGCGAGCGAACTCTGGCTCCGGCTGCTGGAGGCCGATCGTGAAACACTACGAACTCGCTGA
- a CDS encoding ABC transporter permease subunit: MRWLILNWAQVTELARDHLVLSVPAIVLSVLIAVPLGRLAYRRPAIGAPLLGVAALLYAVPALPLLIVIPAVLGIPLRSMATMTIALTVYGVALLVRTAADAFATVDASTRDAAVAIGHSPRAVFWQVDLPLAVPVLLSGVRVVAVSTIGLVTIGALIGVSSLGTLLTDGFQRGIAAEVATGVVATVVLALLVDALLLAVGRVLTPWTRITGRRSRMWEVTV, translated from the coding sequence GTGAGATGGCTGATCCTGAACTGGGCCCAGGTGACAGAGCTCGCCCGTGACCACCTCGTGCTGAGCGTGCCCGCGATCGTGCTCAGTGTCCTCATCGCCGTCCCGCTCGGGCGCCTGGCCTATCGCCGTCCCGCGATCGGAGCACCGCTGCTGGGGGTGGCGGCCCTGCTCTACGCGGTGCCGGCGCTGCCGCTGCTGATCGTCATTCCCGCAGTATTGGGCATCCCGCTACGCTCGATGGCGACGATGACCATCGCCCTGACCGTCTACGGCGTGGCCCTGCTCGTGCGCACCGCCGCCGATGCCTTCGCCACCGTCGATGCGAGCACGAGGGACGCCGCGGTCGCGATCGGTCACTCCCCGCGAGCTGTGTTCTGGCAGGTCGACCTGCCCCTGGCGGTCCCGGTCCTGTTGTCCGGGGTGCGTGTGGTGGCCGTCTCCACGATCGGGCTGGTGACCATCGGCGCGCTGATCGGCGTGTCCAGCCTGGGGACCCTTCTCACCGACGGTTTCCAGCGCGGGATCGCTGCCGAGGTCGCCACCGGCGTGGTCGCGACGGTGGTCCTCGCCCTGCTCGTCGACGCGCTGCTGCTCGCCGTGGGACGCGTCCTGACCCCGTGGACCCGCATCACCGGGCGACGCTCCCGCATGTGGGAGGTGACCGTGTGA
- a CDS encoding transglycosylase domain-containing protein has product MGETGSYGGPRRAARPTDANRSAPRRAAQSDATSSMPRGSYGDRDPYGDRGRDATTRASSGSRGSSGTQGNAQASRGTQASQGGKRRTTATGAGRSTDSTRNAASASTSRSAARGSSKGTSKGSKRGGRGGRKKRGLLRRILRVGLIVALVMALLGVGGAFVFYQRAELPDPNAEFLTQTTHLYFRDGTTELGSLAIQNRTEISYDEIPQVLKDAVVAAEDRTFWTNQGVDIKGMARAFWRIARGQDVQGGSTITQQYIKIRYLTSDQTVTRKLNEVALAVKMNKGASKEEVLGGYLNTIYFGRGAYGVQAAAQAYFGVDAKDLTVAQSVVLASVLNNPSMYDPANGDEERAALLERYNWVLDSMVDPMGTLTQADRDANYGQLPDFPDIQTDDVYGGTNGFLIRMAEDELEANGFTADQINGGGLTIVTTFDSRMQQAAVDSAQSNVAEAAASASPLRDENGDYVLDENGNTVQPDASDLHVGLASVEVGTGEVLALYGGEDFVSDSRNWATTPRYAASTFKVWGAVAGLRHGFGLSSLLQGNTYTPEGDLSSVQNDSGAQYGSVTLKKAIEDSINTAFVDLVSQVPNGESELIRAANDAGIPEDDSWAAQLNRLVLGEGEVTPLDNASGYATLANNGVRNVTHVVREVRDASGNVIYSGDTEGTQAIENTVARDLTSALQSAVASSTVNAVDGRDVAGKTGTEGVAAGQEDASGDSVSQSQVTRAAWLVGYTKQIATSVMMVAGDSGEENLDVYKKPGNSAFYGAGYPTSVWNDYMAVATEGMEDVSFDPAANIQPTVRSTLTASATPSASASSSEPQRTTQAPQTTTQAPTTYEPPETTAEETTSEPPPETTDPVTTAPTTTPTNGNGGGRGGGGQGEG; this is encoded by the coding sequence ATGGGTGAAACCGGTTCGTACGGCGGACCCAGGCGGGCTGCCCGCCCGACCGACGCCAACCGATCGGCGCCGCGTCGTGCAGCGCAGAGCGATGCGACCTCCTCGATGCCGAGGGGCTCGTACGGCGACAGGGATCCGTACGGTGACAGGGGCAGGGATGCGACGACGAGGGCGTCGTCCGGCTCGCGTGGCTCCTCCGGCACACAGGGGAACGCTCAGGCGTCGAGAGGGACGCAGGCCTCACAGGGCGGCAAGCGGCGCACGACCGCGACCGGTGCCGGGCGCTCCACCGATTCGACGAGGAACGCTGCCAGTGCAAGCACCTCCAGGAGTGCCGCGCGCGGCTCGTCCAAGGGCACCTCGAAGGGTTCGAAGCGCGGCGGCAGGGGAGGACGCAAGAAACGCGGCCTGCTGAGGCGCATCCTCCGCGTCGGGTTGATCGTTGCCCTGGTCATGGCCCTGCTCGGTGTGGGAGGGGCGTTCGTCTTCTACCAACGGGCAGAGCTGCCCGACCCGAACGCCGAGTTCCTGACGCAGACCACCCACCTCTACTTCCGTGACGGAACCACCGAGCTCGGCTCGCTGGCGATCCAGAACCGCACCGAGATCTCGTACGACGAAATACCCCAGGTGCTCAAGGACGCCGTCGTCGCAGCCGAGGACCGCACCTTCTGGACCAACCAGGGCGTCGACATCAAGGGCATGGCGCGTGCCTTCTGGCGTATCGCCCGTGGCCAGGACGTCCAGGGCGGGTCGACCATCACCCAGCAGTACATCAAGATCCGTTACCTCACCAGCGATCAGACGGTGACCCGCAAGCTCAACGAGGTGGCGCTGGCGGTCAAGATGAACAAGGGCGCCTCCAAGGAGGAGGTGCTCGGGGGCTACCTCAACACCATCTATTTCGGCCGCGGTGCCTACGGCGTGCAGGCCGCCGCACAGGCCTATTTCGGCGTGGACGCGAAAGATCTCACCGTCGCGCAGTCGGTGGTGCTGGCGTCCGTGCTGAACAACCCGTCGATGTACGACCCGGCCAACGGCGACGAGGAGCGGGCCGCGCTGCTCGAGCGCTACAACTGGGTGCTCGACAGCATGGTCGACCCGATGGGGACGCTCACCCAGGCGGACCGCGACGCCAACTACGGCCAACTGCCCGACTTCCCCGACATCCAGACCGACGACGTCTACGGCGGGACGAACGGCTTCCTCATCCGCATGGCCGAGGACGAACTCGAGGCCAACGGGTTCACCGCCGACCAGATCAACGGCGGCGGCCTGACCATCGTCACGACGTTCGACTCCCGCATGCAGCAGGCCGCGGTCGACTCTGCCCAGTCCAACGTGGCCGAGGCCGCGGCGAGCGCCAGCCCGCTGCGCGACGAGAACGGCGACTACGTGCTGGACGAGAACGGCAACACGGTGCAACCCGATGCGAGCGACCTGCACGTCGGACTGGCGTCCGTCGAGGTCGGCACCGGCGAGGTGCTGGCGCTGTACGGCGGGGAGGACTTCGTCTCGGACTCCCGCAACTGGGCCACGACCCCGCGCTACGCGGCCTCCACGTTCAAGGTGTGGGGCGCGGTGGCCGGTCTGCGCCACGGTTTCGGCCTGAGCTCGCTGCTACAGGGCAACACCTACACCCCCGAGGGCGACCTGTCGTCGGTGCAGAACGACTCGGGCGCCCAGTACGGGTCGGTGACGCTGAAGAAGGCTATCGAGGACTCGATCAACACGGCATTCGTCGATCTGGTCTCGCAGGTGCCCAACGGTGAGAGCGAACTGATCCGCGCCGCGAACGACGCCGGCATCCCCGAGGACGACAGCTGGGCGGCACAGCTCAACCGCCTGGTGCTCGGTGAGGGCGAGGTCACCCCGCTCGACAACGCGTCCGGCTACGCCACGCTGGCCAACAACGGCGTCCGCAACGTGACCCACGTGGTGCGCGAGGTGCGGGACGCCAGCGGCAACGTGATCTACAGCGGCGACACCGAGGGCACCCAGGCCATCGAGAACACCGTGGCCCGCGACCTGACCTCCGCGCTGCAATCCGCGGTCGCCTCGTCCACGGTGAACGCGGTGGACGGACGCGACGTCGCGGGCAAGACCGGCACCGAAGGCGTCGCGGCCGGTCAGGAGGACGCGTCGGGCGACTCGGTCTCCCAGAGCCAGGTGACCCGTGCGGCGTGGCTCGTCGGCTACACCAAGCAGATCGCCACCTCCGTGATGATGGTCGCGGGGGATTCCGGCGAGGAGAACCTGGACGTGTACAAGAAACCGGGCAACTCCGCGTTCTACGGTGCCGGATATCCGACGTCGGTGTGGAACGACTACATGGCCGTGGCCACCGAGGGCATGGAGGATGTCAGTTTCGACCCGGCGGCGAACATCCAGCCGACGGTGCGCAGCACGTTGACGGCGTCCGCCACTCCGAGCGCGTCGGCCTCGTCGAGCGAGCCACAGCGGACGACGCAGGCCCCACAGACGACGACGCAGGCGCCCACCACCTATGAGCCGCCTGAGACGACGGCCGAGGAGACGACCAGTGAGCCGCCGCCGGAGACCACCGATCCGGTGACGACGGCGCCGACGACGACACCGACGAACGGGAACGGCGGTGGCAGGGGAGGCGGCGGCCAGGGGGAGGGCTGA
- the spxB gene encoding pyruvate oxidase: MSGRAQAGQLVLKVIESWGVKRIYGLPGGSFDSMMNALYLERDNIEFIQVRHEEAGALAAAAEAKLTGRIGVTFGSSGPGAVHLINGMYDAREDHVPMLALVGQVPTRFMNTDYFQAMDEEPIFADVAVFNRTATTAEGLPKLIDEAIRQAYTHKGVSVVTIPKDLAWTEIDDAVPTSAPYWRTPLLPQPDPAAIRDALDVLSTAKAPLLYFGVGAKHAREELIELSDKLKLPMVSTHPAKGIVEDSHPAFLGSAGRVATKPAVEAGANADVILWVGNDIPFAQVVANPEAKIIQVDIDPAKFGKRLPLVVPIQADAKATLRALIDASEEAVPTAFYRASLANKRNWEEWIASFSSDARTPLRPEPIFDIVNEQAGPDDVFLVDVGNVNINFARLAHLLPTNKWSTSGKHATMGYAVPASLAAKREYPDATVYSLSGDGGFAMLNEEILTQVKYHLPVINVVFSNRTLGFIEAEQRDDSHQPLSGVDLIDADWAKVGEGMGALGFTVNTLDEAREAFAAAKAADRPSVIDVNLTGDMPLTTMYMHLSEHDDPAAVAEFQAKYEAQPLKALDYWLEQESAAE, translated from the coding sequence ATGTCTGGCAGGGCTCAGGCGGGACAACTCGTACTGAAGGTCATCGAGAGTTGGGGCGTCAAGCGCATCTACGGGCTTCCTGGCGGGTCATTCGACTCGATGATGAATGCGCTGTACCTGGAGCGCGACAACATCGAGTTCATCCAGGTGCGGCATGAGGAGGCGGGAGCGCTCGCCGCCGCGGCCGAGGCGAAGCTGACCGGACGCATCGGCGTCACCTTCGGATCGTCCGGCCCGGGAGCCGTGCACCTCATCAACGGCATGTACGACGCCCGCGAGGACCATGTGCCGATGCTCGCTCTGGTCGGCCAGGTGCCCACCCGCTTCATGAACACCGACTACTTCCAGGCCATGGACGAGGAGCCGATCTTCGCCGACGTCGCCGTCTTCAACCGCACCGCGACCACGGCCGAAGGCCTGCCGAAGCTGATCGACGAGGCCATCCGCCAGGCGTACACGCACAAGGGCGTGTCGGTCGTCACCATCCCCAAGGATCTGGCGTGGACCGAGATCGACGACGCCGTCCCGACGTCCGCCCCGTACTGGCGCACCCCGCTGCTGCCACAGCCCGATCCGGCCGCGATCCGCGACGCCCTCGACGTGCTCTCGACCGCGAAGGCTCCGCTGCTGTACTTCGGCGTCGGCGCGAAGCATGCCCGCGAGGAACTCATCGAACTGTCCGACAAGCTGAAGCTCCCGATGGTCTCGACCCACCCCGCCAAGGGCATCGTCGAGGACTCCCACCCCGCGTTCCTGGGCTCGGCCGGGCGCGTCGCCACCAAGCCTGCCGTCGAGGCCGGCGCCAATGCCGACGTCATCCTGTGGGTCGGCAACGACATCCCGTTCGCCCAAGTGGTCGCGAACCCCGAGGCGAAGATCATCCAGGTCGACATCGATCCCGCGAAGTTCGGCAAGCGGCTGCCGCTGGTCGTCCCGATCCAGGCGGACGCGAAGGCGACCCTGCGCGCGCTCATCGATGCCAGCGAGGAGGCCGTGCCGACCGCGTTCTACCGCGCGAGCCTGGCCAACAAGCGCAACTGGGAGGAGTGGATCGCCTCCTTCAGCTCCGATGCACGCACCCCGCTGCGTCCCGAGCCGATCTTCGACATCGTCAACGAGCAGGCCGGCCCCGACGACGTGTTCCTCGTGGACGTCGGCAACGTGAACATCAACTTCGCCCGGCTCGCCCACCTGCTGCCGACCAACAAGTGGTCGACCTCCGGCAAGCACGCGACCATGGGCTACGCGGTTCCCGCCTCGCTCGCGGCCAAGCGGGAGTATCCCGACGCGACCGTGTACAGCCTCAGCGGCGACGGTGGTTTCGCGATGCTGAACGAGGAGATCCTCACGCAGGTGAAGTACCACCTGCCGGTCATCAACGTCGTGTTCTCGAACCGGACGCTCGGCTTCATCGAGGCCGAGCAGCGCGACGACTCCCACCAGCCGCTGTCGGGCGTCGACCTCATCGACGCCGATTGGGCCAAGGTCGGCGAGGGCATGGGCGCGCTCGGGTTCACCGTCAACACCCTCGACGAGGCGCGGGAGGCCTTCGCTGCCGCCAAGGCTGCCGATCGTCCGAGCGTCATCGACGTGAACCTGACCGGCGACATGCCGCTGACCACGATGTACATGCACCTGTCGGAGCACGACGACCCCGCGGCGGTGGCTGAGTTCCAGGCCAAGTACGAGGCCCAGCCGCTCAAGGCGCTCGACTACTGGCTGGAGCAGGAGTCGGCGGCCGAATAA
- a CDS encoding SRPBCC family protein, producing the protein MGYELAESVLVQASPREVFGLVSDVTRTGEWSPVCYACEWNSDGRGVGATFTGHNRNPEREWSTVSTVVANTPDEEFAWEVGAGRARWGYRIAAAPDGATELTEYTVFGPTTEAVFTERYGDRADDEIAKRRDAAAAGIPVTLQRIKAIAEGAVPGTD; encoded by the coding sequence ATGGGCTACGAACTCGCCGAATCCGTTCTTGTGCAAGCCTCTCCCCGGGAGGTGTTCGGCCTGGTGAGCGACGTCACCCGCACCGGTGAGTGGAGCCCGGTGTGCTACGCCTGCGAGTGGAACAGCGACGGCCGCGGCGTCGGCGCGACATTCACCGGGCACAACCGCAATCCGGAACGGGAATGGTCGACCGTCTCGACGGTCGTGGCGAACACACCGGACGAGGAGTTCGCCTGGGAGGTCGGCGCCGGACGCGCCCGCTGGGGCTACCGCATCGCCGCCGCACCCGACGGAGCGACCGAACTTACCGAATACACCGTCTTCGGGCCGACCACAGAAGCGGTCTTCACCGAGCGCTACGGCGACCGGGCGGACGACGAGATCGCCAAGCGCCGCGACGCCGCGGCCGCGGGAATCCCTGTGACACTCCAGCGCATCAAGGCGATCGCCGAAGGTGCCGTGCCGGGGACCGACTGA
- a CDS encoding DUF5318 family protein — MVSQPYLTRREWVSHALKRRATLEAMHRPQALLAGLDPCDADPLLIRSALHHGALAGRDCPVCASSRLTLLNYVFGEQLGQYSGRIKSVDELVEMEGEFGEFKVYVVEVCPDCGWNHMIETFLLGDGRRRRPPRRQQTVEDIYG, encoded by the coding sequence GTGGTTTCCCAGCCGTACCTAACCCGACGCGAATGGGTCAGCCATGCCCTCAAGCGCCGGGCGACGCTGGAGGCGATGCATCGTCCCCAGGCGTTGCTGGCCGGCCTCGATCCCTGTGACGCCGATCCACTGCTGATCCGTTCGGCCCTGCACCACGGTGCGCTGGCCGGGCGCGACTGCCCCGTGTGCGCGAGTTCGCGGCTGACCCTGCTCAACTATGTGTTCGGCGAACAGCTGGGGCAGTACTCGGGACGCATCAAGTCGGTGGACGAGCTCGTCGAGATGGAGGGGGAGTTCGGGGAGTTCAAGGTGTACGTGGTCGAGGTGTGCCCCGACTGCGGCTGGAACCACATGATCGAGACATTCCTGCTGGGTGACGGACGCCGCCGTCGTCCGCCACGACGCCAACAGACAGTTGAGGACATCTATGGGTGA
- a CDS encoding ABC transporter substrate-binding protein produces the protein MSPSRHTTVAALGVLALAGTLALTGCTGSDPLNDPGASSSAAASGTIVIGSQDYYSNEIVAEIYAQALEGAGYSVDRQFRIGQREVYLPEIEAGDIDLFPEYTGNLLQYWEPDTTARLADDVYTELQAATPDGLRVLDQSPAADQDSYTVTREFADEWGLTTIDDLARVTVPLTLGANSEAETRPYGPEGLLATYGIEIGFTPIEDAGGPLTVKALKEGDIQVANIYSADPTIAANDLVSLQDTKGLFLASHVVPLASDNVDDAAAAIIDEVNAAMSPDDLIALNARSVDEGLPASTIAADWLTDKGLN, from the coding sequence ATGTCACCGTCCCGCCACACCACGGTCGCCGCCCTCGGCGTCCTCGCCCTCGCCGGAACTCTCGCGCTGACCGGTTGCACCGGCAGTGACCCCCTGAACGATCCCGGTGCGTCCAGCAGCGCCGCCGCGTCGGGCACCATCGTCATCGGTTCCCAGGACTACTACTCCAACGAGATCGTGGCCGAGATCTACGCCCAGGCCCTCGAAGGCGCCGGATACTCCGTCGACCGGCAGTTCCGCATCGGGCAGCGCGAGGTCTATCTGCCCGAGATCGAGGCAGGAGACATCGACCTGTTCCCCGAGTACACCGGCAACCTCCTCCAGTACTGGGAACCCGACACCACCGCGCGCCTGGCCGACGACGTGTACACCGAGCTCCAGGCGGCCACCCCGGACGGGCTGCGCGTCCTCGACCAGTCGCCGGCCGCCGACCAGGACTCCTACACCGTCACCCGTGAGTTCGCCGACGAATGGGGCCTCACCACGATCGACGACCTCGCGAGGGTCACCGTGCCGCTGACCCTCGGAGCCAACTCCGAAGCGGAGACCCGGCCCTACGGCCCCGAAGGCCTGCTGGCCACCTACGGCATCGAGATTGGTTTCACCCCGATCGAGGACGCCGGAGGCCCGCTGACGGTCAAGGCGCTCAAGGAGGGCGACATCCAGGTCGCCAATATCTACAGCGCCGACCCGACGATCGCCGCCAACGACCTGGTCTCGCTGCAGGACACCAAGGGGCTGTTCCTCGCCTCCCACGTCGTCCCGCTCGCCAGCGACAACGTGGACGATGCGGCCGCCGCGATCATCGACGAGGTCAACGCGGCCATGAGCCCGGACGACCTGATCGCCCTCAACGCCCGCAGCGTGGACGAGGGGCTGCCCGCCAGCACGATCGCCGCCGATTGGCTGACTGACAAGGGGCTGAACTGA